The DNA window TCGCATTTTGAAAATCTTTAATGCTGCAACTCAAAGTTAATTCTTTATGTTCATCCAGCTCATTCATCGAAGCAGTCAATATCGGCTTGGGGAATaactctgaaaattaaaaagagaatcaGTTCATTCAAATATAGCATAAAAGAACACGACTGCCTATCCCAAAGTACACAGAATGAAGGATGAACGGGAAGTTTACAATCagggaaagaacaaacaaaacaaaacatcatgCTATTGTAATATAACagtattttcaaggaaaatataaatgtaGCAGTTACCTGGAGTCCACATCTCCTATGTGTTATTTGAAATCATTAGCGGCAAGCAAAAATCAGAAGCCCAAATGTAAATAGCCTTTCAATTAggaaaaatatgcttttgaaTCTGGACATTACCTTTGCAggtatttaatttaaatgttgtTCCACTGAGTAATATCTAGGATGAACAGAGGAGTTACCTGTCACAACAACATTATGTGTGGTGGTTTTAGATGCTTTCCCTTCCTCCACCTTACAGAGGTATTCACCGCTGTCCTCCAGAGTAGCTACTGCAGAATATTTCAAAGTTGTCTGATCTCGTACACTGCTCAGTATTGTTTTATTCCTCAGAAGTATGATTTCAATGTCACGCATTTTGGCTACTACAGTCGAGCATTCAAATcgtatttcttttccttctgtaatgTTACTTGAGGGCTTGATGTGCAGAGTTGGCTTTATAAATGGTTCTGCAAGAGAATATGTGTACATAAAATCACAATCCAACTTTTTAATTATGGCAAGcaaagatatttaaaaagaaaaactaagaaACTTACCCTTGACTGTTATAAGTGTTTTGTTGCTGGTTAATGAGGTTTCAAATTCAAACCTTACCCTTCTCTTACCAAAACAGTCAAATTGCAGAATATCATCCCCTTCATCAACGGGAAATTCTACAACAGAAAAATTCCTGTATAGTTCTTCTTGAAGTTTTTGTTTAGGTGTTGAATTCACCTTCATCTTCTGGAAAACGAAATATAATGGAGGCACTTCTTCTGGCAGCTCACAACGTAATTTCACAACTTCGCCCTCAAAAACTTCCTTTTTCTCAGCGATCAGAATTGGTTTGGTCATTCCTTAGAGCAGAAAACAAGGCAAGAAATAGATCAGTGCATATTCCTACGTCAAGCTCTGTCTTTGATGACTGTGGTAATGATTTATGTTAGcgagcagaaaaaaatggcttgAAAGAACTAGGTTTGGGATTATTTTATGCTGCACACCTGTGAACCTTGATGGTCCCCGTttgcataaaaaataaagaaacaagagGAATAGAACACTGTCTATAAAAATAGCCCCCATCTGACTCCAGATTTGGCGATGGTTATCACAAGGTGAGAATCTCTATTTCCAGCTTTTCCAGTAAGCTAGTCTCCCCTGTTATTGTATTTACGATCTGTAGGGCACAAGCATCCACAAATAACACTTTCTAGGCTAGGAGGTAGAGCATGGGATGGTGATTCTGGAGGCATGGATTCCATTCCTGACTAACGCTGATCTGCCAGGAAACCTTGGGATactgatttcatttctgtgccTTAACATGAGGACTCAGTACGTAACTCTTGTAAAGCACCACGATGACTACAGATTAAAAGTAGTTTGCAAGATATCCTATTTAGCACTATTATTATTTACTCTCGGAGGTTGTTATCGTTCTGTACCTTAGAAAACTGACATGTTTGAAGGAATATTCACCTGTTACCCAAACATGTAAGGAATCGCTGTGTTTTATCTTTCCACCTGCTTCCACAGCACATTGGTAGTCTCCTGTATGTGAAGATCTAGCCATGGGTACTTCATATCGTGCGTCTCCTTTGCCTGATACACTCATGAATACAAGCTTGCCATCCTTAAAAATTGTAATATTATGCTGCAAGTTGAAATCGGTACTTTTGCTAATATCAGCATGGCATATAATTGACATAGGAGCTCCATTCTCCACTTTGGCAGATGGCTGAACCTCGATATGAACTGCATTGAAGGTAAAAACttgatggagaaaataaaaagagttaTAGTTATTTTCAAATCATCCAACATAATACTGTCACCTCAAGTTGCTACATTTTAGTCAGTAAAACTAATTCAATGTATCCCAGCAGTATGTGTTATAATTTCTGTAATCAGGTCTACAGATGTTGACAGTGGTAGCAGCACCACCTTCCACTGCACAGATGTACATGAAGCCTCTACTGACCATCACAGTACACAATGTTCATCCTCTCAGTCTTTTCCTTGGGGGACTGAAAGAATTAATGATTTGGCCAGACCTGCAAAATTCCTTAAAAGACCCTGAGGATATTGGGACAGGCTTGCAGCTATTTCTTGGCTTTCCTTATTTCTCATGGTTTGTTGTCTCCAATTGCAATTGCCAGGAGATCTGAAAAGAATTTTGCATGTATCCTTGTTTgagtaaatgaaataatacaGTATAAGCCAGCTAAGAGTAGTATGAAACCCCAAGACAATCCATCCCTAAGCATATAACTGGAATCCTGGGATttattccagtatttttttttaatctgaaagtaatgttaTGTTATTCAACAAATTCCATTTAAACACGTACTGCACAGACTTGACATAATCTTAAACCACTAGTTTAGGATAACTGGAGTATAGCAGAAGATATCTGGGTTCAAGGTCTGCAAGCAAACACGTACGTGCCTAACTTGACACTGTGGGCTGTCCTTAACATCATATTCATTAAGTAATCTCAATAGAGAATCACTTCTCCATTGAGGCAGAAGTCATGTCTCCATTTAATTTAGAATTTAAACTTGTcagtctttgaaaaaaatatactgaatacAATATTTTgactacaaacaaacaaacaacaaaataaaatgacaatAACAACaacccttcctccccccccccccaaatccacaATAGCTAATTCACTTAAGAAACTATACATATGTCACAACAAAATTTTATGGTTATTAGAATCATagtataatttatatttttattcacaCAGCTAGATTGGCAAATACTGAGAAAGAATTAAGAGttactttattttcccttcctttagaACTTGCTGCTTTGGACATGTCTACTTTGTCCACAATTTGCATTAGAAATTAACTACTTCCTGCATCTAAAGAAGTCTCTCACTATGCCCAGTTACCAGGTATTTATAAACTACTATGGAGAATTTGGGGTATAAAACCAATGCATCATTTGCATATGAATGGACTACATGACAACCAGGAGCAAACATTTCTCTACAGCaatgggaaaaaggaaggatgCAGAGTGTATGTGCTGGGAGCCAGCAAGACGGtaacagaaaaagtaaatgcatttctttcaggACACATTCTGTTCTCTGCTCAGATATGCTCATGggatattttgaaagaaaaagagcaagagagTGACTATAATTCATAtcctattttctattttcttttaatcccACCTCCTTCCTTGTCGcaatgagttttgtttttttaaatcaataaaaatgCCAGTAATTAATTCTCTTCTATGCCTTGGTCAAACAAATTGCTCTAGGAAAATTTCAccatatttattaaatatgagCAGCCATATCTCTGTTAAACACTTTGCTAAGAAGCACCACCAGTGATACCTTTTATATGAGCAAATTTTGCAGAGCTGTAGTACAGCAAACCACACAAACCCTCATGTGTGCACACTAATAACTGAGAAATTAGTCAAATCACTTCTTTCAAATATGCATGCGAAAACTATATTTACCCACCTCTTTTCTGAGTGCAAATTTCGGaacctggaaaaaaagtaaaaaagaaatgttctttttagTTTACAGATTGAGAAACAGCAACAGGAAACCATAACAAATCACAGCACCACCACCACGGAGTCAGAAGAACAGGTACATATCCAGGCACTTAGTTATCAAACTTACACTGCAAGAAAATCACCAGAAGAGCAAGATACATCTCGTTCCTGGAGAACAGACtcttatttccaaaataaagcaatattCATCATCCGAGGTGACGCCACCAGATTCCCAAATCagatttgctttattttgctttatggTAATAGATAaaaattttccattaaaaattgTAAGTTTTTTGCAAATCTTCAGCAGCAACTAGCCAGGTCAAGTGATCGTTCCCATTACTGGAAATGGCAAACAATGAGAATCTATCTGCTGCTCACAGGCAGATTACCGCTCAGGAAGTGACTGGACTTTTCCTGAGGGCGCTACCAAACGCATTCGCTTTGTTTAATTTCTTAAggtgtattaaaaaataaaaaccaacaaggAGTTCCAGGGACATTAATCCTGTAGTTCCTGTCCATATGGGTATTTTTAAGTCACAATTAACCACTTACAAATACAAATTATATTCACAATTTGACTGTAGCAGATATTTTGCAAACATTTCTCTTTGCCCTGACCCTTGCAGAGAATATATGTACTGAGTTactcccttttctcccttctctccacaCCTCGGTCCATCATCTCTGCTGTGGTGGAGTTTTAATGTGGAGTTTGCAATAAATTCACATCAGTTCATAATCCACAGCTACTCTTGGATTAGATTAAAATACTGACAGATGAACCTCTTCCACTACCATCACATATCACATACACAAACATGCACAAGTTGTTATTTCATGCAGTTAGGACGGGGCAAAACACACAGTTGGAAATGTTTaactccagaagaaaagaacGGGTTGAActttcatttccctgcagagatgtgaagcagcactggcacacacacacacacacacacacacacacaagaataaaaaagaaaaagcagaaattgaaCTGTGACCTCAGGAAAATATCCCACTTCAGCCATTTGCTCTCTCTTTCTGTTGGTGTCAATGTCTGCCTGACATACAGCAAGGAACTGATGTAAAATTCAGAACACCTGAATTACTGAACTTACAGAGGAAAGCCTAAGGAAAGTAAAAAGCCTGAAGACAAGTACATCAGTAGGCCAACTTGTGCCATGGAAGACtatttgagaagaaaactgaaatttaatAATTATCCAAAAACTCACAGCTATGGCCAGTTTCTTGATGGTGAGGGGTGAGAGAACTGGGCGGAACGGGGATAGCAAGAAGAGTGCAGATACTGTCCTGTCTTACCCCTGTTCTACCTTTCTTACTTTGGTACTACGAATGTGCTTTTAATCTTAAATAATCTGACACTGCAGAAATGGCAGATTTAAgcactgttttaatttttccaaatGATATTTACTTTATAACTTTAAAGAAATTCAATGTTCAGCACCTTTCACCAGCCAATACACAGCTATTACAGGGCTATTTTGCAAGGAGGGAGGAATGCAGAGTGGCACAGCATTCACAGCCATTAATGACTAAGAAGTGAGCTGGATAACTAGCAATAGTATTTGTTCTGCATATTCCAGGCTGTTTGAAATACACTGCCAACAAAGACTGGTGGTTTGGCTACTTCCCAAAAAATGGTCTCCAGAGCCAGgtaaaggaaaggaggaggaggacacaCAGTGGATGGAGAACAAAAGTTTGATAAATTTTGCTATTatgaacaacagcaacaacaaaaataataggAAGGAAGGAGATTTCCCCCTTGCTCTGTAAAAGAATTCAGCAAGATATAGAAAGCTCAGAAAAACCATAGCACTCTTTCCCACCAGGGGACAAAGCCacaaagagggaaagagaaatgggTGTGAGCCAATATTCTTCAGAGTGATCCATCACGACTGAGCTCAGAAGTAGGCCAGTTTCAGATTGAGGCCAAAAGATCAGCTTTTAGGATGAGCAAGGTCAGCAGTACAGTTTAACAGTGCACAAATCCAAGGCTGTTCAGACACCACAAATCAAGGATGTTCAGAAGACCTCTCAGTATAATTAGACTGCCATATTCTTAATAAAACCTCAGCATTACCTTGGAGAGAAAAATCTAACAGGTATTGGCCAAAATCCGAGAGGTAAGCTCTATTGCAGAAATTTAACACAAAATATTATGGAACCTGAGAGAAAGCCATTCCAAAGGGTTAAGAACAGCTTGAGACCATCTTCCATTGTTAAGCTGGAGATCACGTGGACATAAAGAATATAAACTTACATGTACCTGTGCCAATGATCTTATTGTAATCTCTCAGAACACGTTCTTCTGAAAGAAGTAAGAATAGAAAATTATTCAAGTATACACAACCTAAAGAACTCTTTTCAGTCTCTTATTGCGTTTGTGGGAAAAGAGGTATTGATACAAAAAATGCAACACACTTTCTGAATCAGACTGAATAATTGGACACAATGCCCTCTGACAcctagcaattttttttttaatgtaatctaAAGAATCCATGAATGAAACCCTTAAATATTTAAGCTGTGCTCATCTGGGAATTCCTAATTGCTGTTTCTGCTGGCTGGGTCCTTGGCTATTTGGTTAAATATAACAATTACTAAAAAGCTCTGACACCTGATCAGAGCTGTGCCTAAAATCCAAGTCAAAACCTATTTCCATAAGAATGAAACGCCGAATAAGAGCACAACATTGTGGGGCCATCAAAGCTCGTTCCACAATTTCAGCTCACTGAATCTAGTCTGAAAGCAATTAATTGCTACAGAAGTGCATCACCAAATGTCTGAGATCCAAGTCCATCTTTACTGATGTCAATGCAAACTTCCAGTAACCAAATCAACAGTAGAAAAAGTAGCTCTGATTTCTAATTGCCATTCCTGACACCGTGGTTCCCTAGAGCTGTGAACTATTTTGCTCTATTAACACTTCCTGTTTCAACACGCTCAGAGTTAGTAGAATTTGAACGAATGTCGTTGTTTTCACACGTCTTGTCAGCTCCCTGGGGAACTGGGAACGAATTGCATTTGTTCTACATATATTTTTAGGGTATATTGTCTTCTCTTGAGCGTGAGACATTTGCATCATTTGTCTTCGTTTCAAAAGTCTCCTTACACCTCCCCAGGGAAGaggaaataatataaaaaatcaTGGATTTTAACACGTTACAAAGAATGTTAAAGAAggtgatttattttcagaaatctaTACAttctataatttaaaaattgtgTACCCGTAAATCTGTGCTTCTCAGACCATTACGTTTCATAACAGTGCCATCTACTGGGGGAGGCCCACGAACTAAACCAAAGTACACTTTTCCTCCTCCCATTATTTTTCGATTAAACCATTGTTTCACTCTGAAGCTTTTCCTTTAATTACTGATATCCAACACCTCCTCCAAAGGgtaatataaaacaaatatggTAAAGTAATTGCAGGAACCAGAAAGCTGGTAGTGAGGGAACGCTGCTGAAGATTTCACGTTACAAGGCTTCTTTTGAATACAACAGTAGCTAATTATGACTATTTGGATCCATTCTTCCTAGCCAATCTGATGTTATATTGAAAACTAGAAATCCAAGTCTTGACTGCATTTCATGTAGCACACATTGCCACGTACTTTGGAAATtcattcagacaaaaaaaaaaaaaaaaaaaaaaaaaaggaaagaattcctTCTTTCAGAGATGTTAATTTCACTTGTTTATTTACATGATGAACACAGTAACACCTGGTAACACCTCTCCAAGAttctcctttccagcagcatgCATATggtatatgtatgtatgcatatggTGATTTCTAACAAAGCCCTCTGCAGACATCTACAGTACCAGAAGCTCTTCCAGAATGGAGAACCTCTCAGGATGAGAAACTACGAGTGAGAATAACATTTATAACTCCACTGAAAGGTGCAGATTTCCCTGGAATCCTACAATAATACTGATACAGTGTGAGGAGTGCAGTCTTCATACATAATGTTATCTCATATTATTTCCATTCTCAAGTAGAAGTAGTcacatgattttattttttttactggaagCCTCTTTATTCTCAGCATAACTTAATCATTTCCATTTAGAACTTAATCTGAAGTCTCCTTTTCTAACCAACATGTCATTACTGCCCCTAGTGTTATCCTAGCAATTGCAGTCTGGCTTCTACACAAACCTCATCAGTAAGGCCCAGCCGTCACAATGGTTCAAAGATCTTATGTAAAAAGTGACTGCATTTGCACTCTGCAAAGTGATTACAGGAGCTGAAAAGGAAACGTGTATTTAAGGAGATGAAACAGGTATGCACAGGGATTGGACAGTTAAATGGAAGGAAGTTCTTCCCTATCCTCCTACATGTATAGTTGCAATGATCGGCACATGCCAAAAGAAATACACTTGCTCCCACTTCAAGTCCTAAACCCAAattctaagagaaaataaaacaaaacttgtgAGGACACAGATGCACTGAACTATGGGATAGATTCCAGATGCCCTGACTGCACATGGTGAGGGAAGCAACTGAGCTCTCAGATGAAGGCT is part of the Gallus gallus isolate bGalGal1 chromosome 18, bGalGal1.mat.broiler.GRCg7b, whole genome shotgun sequence genome and encodes:
- the PECAM1 gene encoding platelet endothelial cell adhesion molecule isoform X12, translated to MYLALLVIFLQCSEICTQKRVFTFNAVHIEVQPSAKVENGAPMSIICHADISKSTDFNLQHNITIFKDGKLVFMSVSGKGDARYEVPMARSSHTGDYQCAVEAGGKIKHSDSLHVWVTGMTKPILIAEKKEVFEGEVVKLRCELPEEVPPLYFVFQKMKVNSTPKQKLQEELYRNFSVVEFPVDEGDDILQFDCFGKRRVRFEFETSLTSNKTLITVKEPFIKPTLHIKPSSNITEGKEIRFECSTVVAKMRDIEIILLRNKTILSSVRDQTTLKYSAVATLEDSGEYLCKVEEGKASKTTTHNVVVTELFPKPILTASMNELDEHKELTLSCSIKDFQNASFSILRKHSSRDILLRNSRNLTMRASVNDTGSYICKAEVNRIVKESKPVTIRVYAPVSMPSISVFSGLPEVVLGRPLNLTCCLMMGTPPITFTFYKGNKNKKKIVTNNTCAAFLDKDIRQNDKGQYKCGAKNHHSSGMKTSKVLNITVIVPIRNTSLGSVPYGVVEDGRETTFLCSVEEGSWPIHFRIFRKMDRDILLFERSEHADRVVWQKKEMSRQDTGTYYCIASNRANVSAKSHPITINVILASWQKGVITAFVLIPIAGVMILAVWWFWCKKKNAKGPSMEMSRSALATNSTSEKLSRQHNDGDYYSGSGYIEDGENHMKSTDENKVAAGSGPRLK
- the PECAM1 gene encoding platelet endothelial cell adhesion molecule isoform X13, whose amino-acid sequence is MYLALLVIFLQCSEICTQKRVFTFNAVHIEVQPSAKVENGAPMSIICHADISKSTDFNLQHNITIFKDGKLVFMSVSGKGDARYEVPMARSSHTGDYQCAVEAGGKIKHSDSLHVWVTGMTKPILIAEKKEVFEGEVVKLRCELPEEVPPLYFVFQKMKVNSTPKQKLQEELYRNFSVVEFPVDEGDDILQFDCFGKRRVRFEFETSLTSNKTLITVKEPFIKPTLHIKPSSNITEGKEIRFECSTVVAKMRDIEIILLRNKTILSSVRDQTTLKYSAVATLEDSGEYLCKVEEGKASKTTTHNVVVTELFPKPILTASMNELDEHKELTLSCSIKDFQNASFSILRKHSSRDILLRNSRNLTMRASVNDTGSYICKAEVNRIVKESKPVTIRVYAPVSMPSISVFSGLPEVVLGRPLNLTCCLMMGTPPITFTFYKGNKNKKKIVTNNTCAAFLDKDIRQNDKGQYKCGAKNHHSSGMKTSKVLNITVIVPIRNTSLGSVPYGVVEDGRETTFLCSVEEGSWPIHFRIFRKMDRDILLFERSEHADRVVWQKKEMSRQDTGTYYCIASNRANVSAKSHPITINVILASWQKGVITAFVLIPIAGVMILAVWWFWCKKKNAKGPSMEMSRSALATNSTSEKLSRQHNDGDYYSGSGYIEDGENHMKSTDENKENTGAS